The following coding sequences are from one Bacteroidota bacterium window:
- a CDS encoding permease-like cell division protein FtsX, which translates to MEKVNKGRIRTSYASVVVSISLVLLLLGVIGVLALNAKKVTDHVRENFAFTIFLKDSAKKVDVKKLQKSLELAEFVKSTEYVSKDEAAESLKEELGEDFVKFLGHNPLKNSIDIHLNAEFVHPDQMDAIEKSLAEKPYVTEVIYDRLLIEQMTRNIEEISFWLLIFAGMFMVVAIALINSSIRLSIYSKRFTIKTMQLVGATKSFIRKPFILHNIKLGVLGALVALSLLSGMLYYLQLKFPILSDMNDLKIYGVLYLGVLISGMIIALVSTFFAMNKYLSLKTEELYY; encoded by the coding sequence ATGGAAAAAGTAAATAAAGGACGTATTCGTACTTCTTATGCTTCGGTAGTGGTTAGTATCTCGTTGGTATTGTTATTGTTGGGGGTGATAGGTGTTTTGGCTCTCAACGCTAAAAAAGTTACAGATCATGTGCGAGAGAATTTTGCTTTTACAATTTTTCTAAAAGATTCTGCGAAAAAAGTTGATGTAAAAAAACTTCAAAAGTCACTTGAATTAGCAGAATTTGTAAAATCTACCGAATATGTTTCGAAAGATGAGGCTGCAGAAAGTTTGAAAGAAGAACTTGGAGAAGATTTTGTTAAGTTTTTAGGCCATAATCCATTAAAGAATTCGATAGATATTCACCTGAACGCCGAATTTGTTCACCCTGACCAGATGGATGCTATTGAGAAAAGTTTAGCGGAGAAACCTTATGTAACAGAGGTGATATATGATAGACTGCTCATCGAGCAGATGACAAGAAATATAGAAGAAATAAGTTTTTGGTTGTTGATATTTGCAGGAATGTTTATGGTAGTGGCAATCGCTCTAATTAATAGTTCCATAAGGCTGTCTATTTATTCAAAGCGATTTACGATAAAAACCATGCAGTTAGTAGGGGCTACAAAAAGCTTTATCAGGAAGCCATTTATTCTGCATAATATTAAACTTGGGGTATTGGGAGCATTAGTTGCTCTATCTCTGCTGAGTGGAATGTTGTATTATTTGCAGTTGAAGTTTCCTATATTATCCGATATGAATGATTTGAAAATTTATGGAGTACTCTATCTTGGAGTGCTAATATCAGGAATGATTATAGCATTGGTAAGTACATTTTTTGCAATGAATAAATACTTAAGCTTGAAAACTGAAGAACTTTATTACTAG
- a CDS encoding DUF3098 domain-containing protein, which translates to MTEKQYLFSKKNYLLMGIGLALIALGYFLMSGGATTNPEIFNEEMFSSMRIRVAPLVVVVGFAVEIWAILAKPNK; encoded by the coding sequence ATGACAGAAAAACAATATTTGTTTAGTAAAAAGAACTACTTGTTAATGGGGATTGGATTAGCCTTAATAGCATTAGGCTATTTTCTAATGTCGGGTGGAGCTACAACTAATCCTGAAATTTTTAATGAGGAGATGTTTAGTTCTATGCGTATCCGTGTTGCTCCTTTAGTAGTTGTTGTAGGATTCGCTGTTGAAATATGGGCCATATTGGCAAAACCAAACAAATAA
- a CDS encoding undecaprenyl-diphosphate phosphatase: MEIFDAIILGIIQGLTEFLPVSSSGHLEIAKVILGENKMPEESMLMTVVLHVATALSTIVIFRKDILEILKGFFQFTWNEEFQFSLKIIVSMVPAALIGVFFNDEIESLFEGNLTLVGGMLLITGLLLLLADRAKNTEKNVSFKSALIIGISQAIAIMPGISRSGATISTSVMLGIDREKSARFSFLMVVPLILGKIAKDLMSGEISVSNSSFLPMSIGFVAAFITGLVACTWMISLVKKSKLTWFAVYCFIVGAISLTYTLV; this comes from the coding sequence ATGGAAATTTTTGACGCCATAATTCTTGGCATTATTCAAGGTTTAACTGAGTTTTTACCGGTATCATCAAGTGGGCATCTCGAAATAGCAAAAGTTATCTTAGGCGAAAATAAAATGCCTGAAGAAAGCATGCTAATGACTGTTGTTTTGCACGTAGCAACAGCTTTAAGTACGATAGTTATTTTTCGAAAAGATATTTTGGAAATACTTAAAGGTTTTTTTCAGTTTACGTGGAATGAAGAATTTCAGTTTTCACTAAAGATTATTGTTTCTATGGTGCCGGCTGCATTAATTGGAGTGTTTTTTAATGATGAAATTGAGTCGCTTTTCGAAGGTAACTTAACTCTGGTTGGAGGAATGTTGCTTATTACGGGCTTATTATTATTACTGGCCGACAGAGCTAAAAATACTGAAAAAAATGTGTCTTTTAAATCGGCTTTGATAATTGGAATTTCACAGGCAATAGCTATTATGCCGGGAATTTCACGCTCCGGAGCCACTATTTCTACATCTGTAATGCTGGGAATAGACAGAGAAAAATCGGCTAGGTTTTCTTTTTTGATGGTCGTACCTTTGATACTGGGAAAGATAGCTAAGGATTTGATGAGTGGTGAAATAAGTGTATCGAACAGTTCGTTTTTACCGATGTCAATAGGTTTTGTAGCTGCCTTTATTACGGGACTGGTAGCCTGTACATGGATGATATCTTTAGTAAAGAAAAGTAAACTTACCTGGTTTGCTGTTTACTGTTTTATTGTAGGTGCTATTTCGTTGACATATACGTTGGTTTAA
- the truB gene encoding tRNA pseudouridine(55) synthase TruB yields MELDDFKNGQVFLIDKPLTWTSFNAVSKIKWLIKKRFSVKKIKVGHAGTLDPLASGLLIICTGKFTKRIEEFQAQVKEYTGTFTLGATTPSYDLETEIDKVFPIEHIDDSLIRETAEAFIGEQDQYPPVFSALKKDGKRLYELAREGKSVDVESRKINISEFEITRIELPEIDFRVVVSKGTYIRSLAFDFGKHLKSGAHLSALRRTKIGDFNVENALNPEEFEDRFRNETIIS; encoded by the coding sequence GTGGAGTTGGATGATTTTAAAAATGGGCAAGTATTCCTGATAGATAAGCCGCTAACATGGACTTCTTTTAATGCTGTTAGTAAGATTAAATGGCTGATAAAAAAACGTTTTAGTGTTAAAAAAATTAAAGTGGGTCATGCCGGTACTTTGGATCCGTTGGCAAGTGGGTTGTTGATAATCTGTACCGGGAAATTCACAAAACGAATCGAAGAATTTCAGGCTCAGGTAAAAGAATATACAGGTACTTTTACTTTGGGTGCAACAACACCATCATACGATTTGGAAACCGAGATCGATAAGGTATTTCCGATCGAACATATTGATGATAGTTTAATTAGGGAGACCGCTGAGGCATTTATTGGCGAACAGGATCAATATCCACCTGTTTTTTCTGCATTAAAAAAAGACGGTAAGCGGTTGTACGAATTGGCCCGTGAAGGTAAAAGTGTTGATGTAGAATCCAGAAAAATTAATATCAGTGAATTTGAAATAACAAGAATTGAATTGCCTGAGATAGATTTTAGAGTTGTTGTTTCAAAAGGAACATATATCAGATCATTGGCTTTCGATTTTGGAAAACATCTAAAGAGCGGGGCACATCTTTCTGCGCTTCGCCGAACTAAAATAGGTGATTTTAATGTAGAAAATGCATTAAACCCCGAAGAGTTCGAAGATAGATTTAGAAATGAAACGATTATTTCATAA
- a CDS encoding DUF5686 family protein, translating to MVRRIQKYYISLSILLLVSILSLSAQETIQGKVYDAETNKVIEYANVIVKNTTNGTITNSWGEFSLVINPGDKYLQISFIGYQSKVVEISPINNYKVYLDPDSEVLNEVVVVGDNTKENPAHYILKRIRKNHKKHSLEQGKTFRYKKYDKVRFDLYDPDSTLKHLGPLKGFDEFKTRKYNKGDYTYVPTLLVEEIHQVYGENNPDKMKEVLEASNTSGFKANQSVTMYLKELYLDYNVFDNSVILFNKKFISPLSNRALLSYRYAIVDSAMFEGNRIYKIQYFPKRKRELTFEGSFWADTVKYVVHSIDLKATKGFNVNFVNDVSISQKFKQVNDKLITVVKDSLTMDFSPFKQFRFIGAEAIKVTTYYDHDLEKMTPVSFAANTDVINDKPFTRSDSDWKKIRPIGLENKDQDIYAMHESLAKDKKFRAYKKLGEVLSSGWLNLGVIDYGPYYNLIGYNQIEGLRLQAGARTYFSMNDKWRIGGYSAYGFGDKDFKFGLGFSYLISQKNRWIFSIGVRDDLEQRGVLLSQENDVYSKNFASSIFTIGDNTMLTNTTSYRMGVEMEAVKNLRFKVSTKYDFMTAVDGFNMAYLDPASGEIKNQLDDFQVQFSVIYTPDRKEIGYGVDRDYVTNWHPTIRLKYIRGVAGFVNSGFNYDKVKFLYRHPFLTGGFGKTIIITEFGKTFGTVPLQLMDVIPGNQTIVTEQNMFSLMNYYEFVSDTYATLHIDHHFNGRVMSKIPLFNRFDLRAVAGFRAVWGDILNKENYEINKSEVIYLAPSDGYFEYSAGIENIFKVLRVDAVWRGSYLNNANSNPFGVRFKIKFVF from the coding sequence TTGGTAAGAAGAATTCAAAAATATTATATATCTCTATCTATATTACTTCTCGTTAGTATATTGTCATTATCGGCCCAGGAGACCATTCAGGGTAAGGTATATGATGCCGAAACCAATAAGGTAATTGAGTATGCCAATGTAATTGTTAAAAACACGACTAACGGAACCATTACTAATTCTTGGGGAGAATTTTCTTTAGTAATTAACCCGGGTGATAAGTATTTACAGATTAGTTTTATTGGTTATCAGTCGAAAGTAGTAGAAATTTCTCCAATTAATAATTACAAGGTATATCTTGATCCCGATTCTGAAGTTTTAAACGAGGTAGTTGTAGTTGGTGATAATACAAAAGAAAACCCTGCTCATTATATCCTGAAAAGGATAAGAAAAAACCATAAAAAACACTCTCTGGAACAAGGAAAAACTTTTAGGTATAAAAAATACGATAAGGTTCGATTCGATCTTTATGATCCTGATTCAACCTTAAAACACCTTGGTCCTCTAAAAGGTTTTGATGAATTTAAAACCCGAAAGTATAATAAAGGAGACTATACCTATGTGCCGACCTTGCTTGTTGAAGAGATTCATCAGGTGTATGGGGAAAATAATCCGGATAAAATGAAAGAAGTACTGGAAGCCAGTAATACATCCGGATTTAAAGCTAACCAAAGTGTTACAATGTACCTGAAGGAGTTGTATCTCGATTACAATGTTTTCGACAATTCCGTGATACTGTTTAACAAAAAGTTTATTAGTCCATTATCGAATCGTGCTTTATTGTCGTACCGATATGCTATTGTAGACAGTGCAATGTTTGAGGGAAATAGAATTTATAAAATCCAGTATTTTCCTAAGCGTAAAAGAGAATTAACTTTCGAAGGAAGCTTTTGGGCAGATACAGTTAAATACGTTGTTCATTCTATTGACCTAAAAGCAACAAAGGGCTTTAATGTAAATTTTGTTAACGATGTTTCTATAAGTCAGAAGTTTAAGCAGGTAAATGATAAACTTATTACTGTAGTAAAAGATAGTTTAACTATGGATTTCAGTCCTTTTAAACAGTTTAGGTTTATTGGGGCGGAGGCAATAAAAGTAACAACGTATTACGATCATGATCTTGAGAAAATGACTCCTGTTTCGTTCGCTGCTAATACTGATGTTATTAATGATAAGCCTTTTACAAGAAGCGATAGTGATTGGAAAAAAATAAGACCTATTGGACTGGAAAATAAAGATCAGGATATTTATGCTATGCATGAATCTCTTGCTAAGGATAAGAAATTTAGAGCCTACAAGAAATTAGGAGAGGTGCTATCTTCAGGGTGGCTTAATTTAGGTGTAATTGATTATGGTCCTTATTACAACCTGATAGGTTATAATCAGATAGAGGGTCTGAGGTTGCAGGCAGGGGCAAGAACTTATTTTAGCATGAATGATAAATGGAGAATAGGTGGATATTCTGCATATGGATTTGGTGATAAAGATTTCAAGTTTGGATTAGGGTTTTCTTATTTGATATCACAAAAGAATCGTTGGATATTTTCTATAGGAGTACGCGATGATCTTGAACAAAGAGGAGTATTGTTATCGCAGGAAAATGATGTTTATTCTAAGAATTTCGCCTCTAGTATTTTTACGATAGGAGATAATACAATGCTTACAAATACAACTTCGTATAGGATGGGTGTTGAAATGGAAGCTGTAAAAAATCTCCGTTTCAAAGTAAGTACAAAATACGATTTCATGACCGCTGTTGATGGTTTTAATATGGCATATTTAGATCCTGCTTCCGGTGAAATAAAAAACCAGTTAGATGATTTTCAGGTTCAGTTCTCTGTAATTTACACACCTGACAGAAAAGAAATTGGTTATGGAGTAGATCGGGATTATGTAACAAACTGGCATCCTACAATCCGACTCAAGTATATCAGAGGGGTAGCCGGCTTTGTTAATTCTGGATTTAATTATGATAAAGTGAAATTTCTTTATCGTCACCCTTTCCTTACCGGAGGATTTGGAAAGACAATTATTATAACTGAATTTGGCAAGACATTTGGCACTGTACCTCTCCAATTGATGGATGTAATTCCCGGTAATCAGACTATAGTTACGGAGCAGAATATGTTTAGTTTGATGAACTATTATGAATTTGTCTCAGACACCTATGCAACCTTGCACATCGATCATCACTTCAACGGTAGGGTAATGAGTAAAATCCCCCTTTTTAATAGGTTTGATCTTCGGGCTGTAGCTGGATTTAGAGCTGTTTGGGGAGATATCCTCAATAAAGAAAATTATGAAATAAATAAGTCGGAAGTTATATATTTAGCTCCCAGTGATGGGTATTTCGAATATAGTGCCGGTATCGAAAACATTTTCAAGGTTCTTCGGGTTGATGCGGTTTGGAGAGGTTCCTACTTAAATAATGCGAATTCAAATCCTTTTGGTGTCAGGTTCAAAATTAAGTTTGTGTTCTAA
- a CDS encoding ferritin family protein, which produces MVRTTTDILKEAILLERRGKEFYSKVAQSSESKSARQIFEMMAEEEEQHIKYLSVQFAHYSRTNEFLSPGAVEEDADDEIAMKVLSEKFKKEVSAASFEAAAISAAIDFETRAVKLYSERAKEAETQNERDMYSMLANWEMGHQKSLHDLNNGLKEDIWNDNNFWPF; this is translated from the coding sequence ATGGTACGTACAACAACTGATATATTAAAGGAAGCAATTTTGCTGGAGCGAAGAGGTAAAGAGTTTTACTCTAAAGTAGCTCAAAGTTCAGAGAGTAAGTCGGCAAGGCAGATATTTGAAATGATGGCTGAAGAAGAGGAACAGCATATTAAGTATCTTTCGGTTCAATTTGCCCATTATTCTCGCACTAATGAGTTCTTATCGCCCGGTGCAGTTGAAGAAGATGCTGATGATGAAATTGCTATGAAAGTTTTGTCAGAAAAATTCAAAAAAGAGGTGAGTGCTGCAAGTTTCGAAGCTGCCGCTATTTCGGCAGCGATCGATTTTGAAACCAGAGCCGTAAAATTGTATTCCGAAAGAGCTAAAGAAGCAGAGACTCAAAATGAAAGAGACATGTATTCAATGTTGGCCAATTGGGAGATGGGGCATCAAAAATCATTACATGATTTAAATAACGGACTAAAAGAAGATATTTGGAATGATAACAATTTTTGGCCGTTTTAG
- a CDS encoding 6-carboxytetrahydropterin synthase, translating to MKRLRLTKEFGFEMAHALYGHDGLCKNIHGHSYKMFVTVIGEPISDPASPKLGMVMDFSDLKRIVKEEVVDRLDHALMINSKTGHTNIQEALSGIVPLRIVDVPYQTTCENMVLDFAERIQKKLPGEIELHSVRLYETATSYAEWFASDNK from the coding sequence ATGAAGAGATTAAGATTAACAAAAGAGTTTGGGTTCGAGATGGCTCATGCTTTATATGGGCATGATGGCTTATGTAAAAATATTCATGGGCATTCGTATAAAATGTTTGTTACTGTAATTGGAGAACCAATTAGCGATCCTGCTAGTCCCAAACTTGGGATGGTGATGGATTTTTCGGATTTAAAAAGAATCGTGAAGGAAGAAGTGGTTGACAGGCTTGACCATGCACTGATGATTAATAGTAAAACCGGACATACAAATATTCAGGAAGCTTTGTCGGGAATAGTTCCTTTGAGAATTGTTGATGTTCCGTATCAAACTACCTGCGAGAACATGGTATTGGATTTCGCCGAAAGAATACAAAAAAAATTACCCGGTGAAATAGAATTGCATTCGGTACGACTGTACGAAACAGCTACTTCGTATGCAGAGTGGTTTGCATCAGACAATAAATAA
- a CDS encoding UDP-2,3-diacylglucosamine diphosphatase produces MPILTNKKIYFSSDQHFGVPSVEKSREREKLFVKWLDMAEKDAEHIFLLGDLFDFWFEYKSVVPRGYARVLGKIARITDKGIPVTFFVGNHDMWMWDYFEKELGVKVYHKPKVFEFSGKKFFIGHGDGLGPEDKGFKRMKKLFTNPVAKWLFARLHPNLAVGIANYFSRKSRLANGDTDMVFMGEDKEWLIKYAERKLETMDVDYFLFGHRHLAMDIKLSKGARYINTGEWVKGRSYAVFEEGELYLREFLDN; encoded by the coding sequence CTGCCTATTTTGACTAATAAAAAAATATACTTCTCATCCGATCAGCATTTTGGAGTTCCAAGTGTGGAGAAAAGTCGCGAAAGAGAGAAACTATTTGTAAAGTGGCTTGATATGGCCGAGAAGGATGCTGAGCATATATTCCTGTTGGGAGATCTTTTTGATTTTTGGTTTGAATACAAATCAGTTGTTCCACGTGGTTATGCCAGAGTATTGGGTAAGATAGCCCGGATAACTGATAAAGGTATCCCTGTTACATTTTTTGTTGGTAATCATGATATGTGGATGTGGGATTATTTTGAAAAAGAATTAGGAGTAAAAGTTTATCATAAGCCAAAAGTATTTGAATTTTCAGGCAAGAAGTTTTTTATTGGTCACGGTGATGGATTGGGTCCTGAGGATAAGGGTTTTAAAAGAATGAAAAAGCTTTTTACTAATCCTGTTGCAAAATGGTTGTTTGCCAGGCTTCATCCTAATCTCGCTGTAGGAATAGCAAATTATTTTTCCCGAAAAAGCCGTCTGGCTAATGGAGATACGGATATGGTTTTCATGGGGGAAGATAAAGAGTGGCTGATAAAATATGCTGAGCGAAAGTTAGAGACCATGGATGTTGATTATTTTCTTTTTGGACACAGACATTTAGCTATGGATATTAAACTGTCGAAAGGTGCCAGGTATATTAATACAGGTGAATGGGTGAAAGGCCGGAGTTATGCCGTATTTGAAGAAGGAGAATTATATCTTAGAGAGTTTCTTGACAACTAA
- a CDS encoding FtsX-like permease family protein — protein sequence MNFPLYIAQRYLFSKSSNNAVNIITAVSVVGVTVGTMALLVVLSAFSGLEKFSISMLSTFDPDLKITASEGKSFSYTNKVDSILNKQTDIQYYAKTLEEKVFLRYRDKEYISKIKGVDKKFTKVNEIDTTIYAGRWINHESPVNEVVIGGGIAHYLSLGLRDSYKALEIYVVKPGKGQISDPLNSFRRKDAQPVGSFAIEKEIDEKYLISTLGFAQELLNYKQNQISAIELKLNKNADPEEISKQLKSSLGNSYVVKTQREQHSLIYKMMNTEKVVTYLVFTLILIIAVFNVIGSISMLIVDKKHNLNTLWSIGASESLLRKIFVRVGLMVTFIGGTAGIVLGSILVLLQYHFKFLTFGGSSAIAYPVELNISNVITVTITIFSIGYIASLLSVLKLKKELFQS from the coding sequence ATGAACTTTCCCCTTTACATAGCACAGAGATATCTTTTTTCGAAAAGCAGCAACAATGCTGTCAACATTATTACTGCCGTATCTGTGGTAGGAGTAACTGTTGGCACTATGGCCTTGTTAGTTGTATTATCAGCTTTTTCCGGTTTAGAAAAATTTTCTATTTCCATGCTATCAACTTTCGATCCAGACCTGAAAATAACAGCTTCTGAGGGGAAATCTTTTTCATATACCAATAAAGTTGACAGTATTCTAAACAAACAAACAGATATTCAATATTATGCAAAAACTTTAGAGGAGAAAGTATTTTTGAGATATAGAGATAAAGAATACATCTCAAAGATCAAGGGGGTAGACAAAAAATTCACAAAAGTAAATGAGATAGATACTACTATATACGCCGGAAGATGGATCAATCATGAAAGTCCGGTTAATGAGGTTGTAATTGGTGGCGGAATTGCACATTACCTGTCTTTAGGATTAAGAGACAGCTACAAGGCCCTTGAAATTTACGTTGTAAAACCCGGAAAAGGTCAGATTAGCGATCCTTTAAACAGCTTTAGGAGAAAAGATGCTCAACCTGTTGGTTCGTTTGCTATAGAAAAAGAAATTGATGAAAAATACCTTATTTCTACCTTAGGTTTTGCCCAGGAATTACTTAACTACAAGCAAAATCAAATTTCTGCGATAGAGCTAAAACTAAATAAAAATGCTGACCCAGAAGAAATTTCTAAACAACTTAAATCATCACTTGGAAATTCGTACGTGGTAAAAACACAAAGAGAACAACATTCGCTGATTTACAAAATGATGAATACTGAAAAAGTAGTCACCTATCTAGTTTTTACATTAATCCTTATCATAGCAGTTTTCAATGTTATAGGCTCTATAAGCATGCTTATTGTAGATAAAAAGCACAACCTAAATACATTGTGGAGTATTGGAGCTTCTGAATCTCTATTGAGAAAAATATTTGTTCGTGTTGGATTGATGGTAACATTTATAGGAGGAACAGCCGGGATAGTTTTAGGTTCAATTTTAGTTCTCCTGCAGTATCATTTTAAGTTCCTGACATTTGGAGGCAGTTCGGCCATAGCCTATCCTGTAGAGTTGAATATCTCAAATGTTATTACTGTAACAATCACTATTTTCTCTATAGGATACATCGCTTCACTACTATCAGTATTAAAGCTTAAAAAGGAATTGTTTCAGAGTTAA
- the rbfA gene encoding 30S ribosome-binding factor RbfA, whose translation MGETTRQKRIQKQIQQDLAEIFQTEAKIAFKGMIISVTRVKVTSDLMDARVYLSAFPMKDKKAFMEYIENEAPKFRNLLGQRIRHQMRRVPNLDYVFDDSLDYVDDIDNALKGKGTDPIKDSKE comes from the coding sequence ATGGGAGAAACAACAAGACAAAAACGTATTCAGAAACAAATACAACAAGATTTAGCAGAGATTTTTCAGACTGAGGCAAAAATTGCTTTTAAAGGAATGATTATTTCTGTTACCAGAGTAAAAGTAACAAGTGACTTAATGGACGCGAGAGTTTATTTAAGTGCATTTCCGATGAAAGACAAAAAAGCCTTCATGGAATATATAGAGAACGAAGCTCCTAAATTCAGAAATTTGTTAGGGCAACGCATCAGACATCAGATGAGAAGAGTTCCTAATCTTGATTATGTTTTTGATGATTCTTTAGACTACGTTGATGATATTGATAACGCATTAAAAGGAAAAGGTACAGATCCAATCAAAGATTCAAAAGAATAA